A DNA window from Sporosarcina sp. ANT_H38 contains the following coding sequences:
- a CDS encoding MATE family efflux transporter: MQTAVPLKKKSFRLAKIVLPILVTQVALYMMTFFDILMTGRYDTYHLAGVTIGSSFWVPVYTGLAGILMGLTPIIAQYVGARLHEEVRPSVQQGLYVSVALAGIVFAIILFAVTPILEAMPLEDEVRIVAADYLTGMSFGLFPLFAYTVLRSFFDALGATRVSMFIILLSAPINIFINYLLIYGNWGFPELGGAGAGYASGITYWLVFFIACAVAWAGKPFNKFALFQGWEKVSFSRWKAILFIGVPIGISIFVETSIFSAVTLMMSNYSTAVISAHQIALNFTSLLYMLPLSISMGATILVGQAVGAGQMRDAKQYSFLSVGLAIAFSFVSIVILLVYRAPIASLYTTDGQIIGLATQFFIYAALFQLSDAIQAPVQGALRGYKDVNMTFVMAIVSYWVLGLPIGYIMATFTELGPYGYWIGLIAGLTVGAITLTVRLLYIQKKKFI, translated from the coding sequence TTGCAAACTGCAGTTCCACTGAAGAAAAAGTCGTTCAGATTGGCAAAAATCGTCTTGCCAATCCTTGTTACACAAGTCGCTCTGTATATGATGACGTTCTTCGATATTCTTATGACAGGGCGATATGATACATACCATCTCGCCGGCGTTACAATCGGATCTTCTTTCTGGGTACCGGTCTATACAGGGCTTGCTGGTATATTGATGGGACTGACACCAATCATCGCTCAGTACGTAGGAGCACGCTTACATGAAGAAGTAAGACCTTCGGTGCAACAAGGCCTTTACGTATCAGTTGCATTGGCTGGAATTGTCTTTGCCATTATTCTATTCGCAGTTACACCTATACTAGAAGCAATGCCACTTGAGGATGAAGTACGCATTGTCGCAGCGGACTATTTGACAGGAATGAGCTTCGGCCTATTCCCCCTCTTTGCTTATACAGTGCTGCGTTCGTTTTTCGATGCGCTTGGAGCGACACGCGTTTCGATGTTCATCATTTTATTATCCGCCCCTATTAACATCTTCATAAACTACTTGCTCATTTACGGGAATTGGGGCTTTCCTGAACTTGGCGGTGCTGGAGCCGGATACGCATCCGGTATAACGTATTGGCTCGTGTTCTTCATTGCTTGTGCTGTCGCTTGGGCGGGTAAGCCGTTTAACAAATTCGCGCTCTTCCAAGGATGGGAAAAAGTTTCATTTAGTAGATGGAAAGCAATTTTATTCATCGGTGTGCCAATTGGGATTTCAATATTTGTAGAAACAAGTATCTTTTCCGCCGTGACACTGATGATGAGCAATTATTCTACCGCAGTTATTTCTGCACACCAAATTGCTCTCAATTTCACATCGCTATTGTACATGCTACCACTCAGCATTTCGATGGGTGCAACAATACTCGTTGGTCAGGCTGTTGGTGCTGGACAGATGCGAGACGCCAAACAGTATAGTTTTCTAAGTGTCGGGCTGGCCATCGCGTTCAGTTTTGTGTCTATTGTAATTCTGCTCGTGTACAGGGCCCCCATCGCTTCCCTCTATACGACAGATGGACAGATTATCGGATTGGCAACACAGTTCTTCATCTATGCTGCGCTATTCCAGTTGTCTGACGCAATTCAGGCTCCTGTTCAAGGTGCATTACGAGGCTATAAGGACGTAAATATGACATTCGTCATGGCGATTGTCTCTTATTGGGTGCTTGGTTTGCCGATTGGGTATATAATGGCGACGTTCACTGAGCTTGGTCCATACGGGTACTGGATTGGTCTCATCGCGGGCTTGACAGTAGGGGCGATCACATTGACAGTTCGACTCCTTTATATCCAAAAAAAGAAGTTTATATAG
- a CDS encoding GTP-binding protein: MIDVYLFSGFLGSGKTSLLLHTIAQLKEQGKKPAVLMNEFGALPIDSNAVEGVGQVPLKELLDGCICCSGSEKTEAQLQGLLEENDDIDVILIETTGAAHPVEALDAIYSPLFADRLNIKGIVTVADSKRWLERDKLSPQIRALFMEQIRHAHLLIANKVDLLTEEEVAKVTFELSNFNESAPIIQTTGAKMGFTFIEKVLSSSEKSADKQIITGKGLPLSSKLLTFTKSVNKEEFEDWVKSLPDTVYRMKGYVPISGSKNPFLFQYAYGMVNWLPEYVKMEPRLVIIGEGIESINYEGVNPFSDEI; encoded by the coding sequence ATGATAGATGTATACTTATTTAGCGGCTTTCTCGGAAGTGGGAAAACGTCACTGTTACTTCATACAATTGCACAATTAAAAGAACAAGGAAAGAAGCCTGCTGTATTGATGAATGAATTTGGTGCATTGCCTATCGATTCAAATGCTGTAGAAGGGGTAGGGCAAGTTCCGCTTAAAGAGCTTCTGGACGGATGTATCTGTTGTTCAGGTTCTGAAAAGACCGAAGCACAGCTTCAAGGACTGCTAGAAGAAAATGATGATATCGATGTCATCTTAATTGAAACGACGGGTGCAGCACACCCAGTGGAAGCACTCGACGCTATCTACTCACCCTTATTCGCGGACCGACTCAACATTAAAGGGATCGTAACGGTTGCGGACTCAAAACGTTGGTTGGAACGTGACAAGCTGTCTCCGCAAATTCGTGCTTTATTTATGGAACAAATTCGTCATGCTCATTTACTTATTGCGAATAAAGTAGATCTTCTAACTGAAGAGGAAGTAGCGAAAGTGACATTTGAACTGTCCAACTTTAATGAATCTGCTCCAATCATACAAACGACGGGAGCAAAAATGGGATTTACCTTCATAGAGAAAGTCCTTAGTTCATCGGAAAAAAGTGCGGATAAGCAAATCATAACAGGAAAAGGATTACCGCTTTCTTCAAAACTTCTTACATTCACTAAAAGCGTTAATAAAGAAGAGTTTGAAGACTGGGTGAAATCTCTTCCAGATACAGTTTATAGAATGAAAGGTTATGTTCCAATAAGCGGCAGTAAAAATCCTTTCTTATTTCAATATGCCTATGGAATGGTGAACTGGCTACCAGAATACGTCAAGATGGAACCCCGTCTTGTTATTATAGGAGAAGGCATCGAATCGATAAATTACGAGGGCGTCAACCCCTTTTCAGATGAAATATAA
- a CDS encoding CAP domain-containing protein, which yields MKKSIAVLMLGSALLLPNNNNVEASNLDNNVQVKKYIQSYIGGDKQPDMYKVLLEKNSNFEQLYSLALSYAKNTVIVDNQVIKPVVVKPITKPVNKPVTVKPVEKPAPTKPAPTPKPEATTPVKPTPEKPSEVVPETPSETTPDTSVSAIEKAVLDLTNAERQKAGLQPLQSDAKLMNSARQKSTDMASKGYFSHTSPTYGSPFDQMKSNGITYKSAAENIAMGQRTAAEVVKGWMESPGHKQNILTPGFTHIGIGYDKNGNYWTQQFIQK from the coding sequence ATGAAAAAATCGATTGCAGTACTCATGCTCGGTTCGGCGCTCTTACTGCCGAACAACAACAATGTAGAAGCTTCAAATTTGGACAATAATGTACAGGTGAAAAAGTACATTCAAAGCTATATTGGGGGGGACAAACAACCCGATATGTACAAGGTTTTGCTTGAAAAGAATAGTAATTTTGAGCAACTTTACAGTTTAGCATTGTCTTATGCAAAAAACACTGTGATTGTTGACAATCAGGTAATTAAGCCAGTTGTAGTCAAGCCAATCACTAAACCGGTGAATAAACCAGTTACAGTTAAGCCGGTTGAAAAACCAGCTCCGACTAAGCCGGCACCAACACCGAAACCGGAAGCAACTACACCGGTTAAGCCAACACCGGAAAAGCCGTCTGAAGTAGTTCCGGAAACACCGTCTGAAACAACACCAGATACATCAGTTTCAGCGATTGAAAAAGCGGTACTTGACCTTACAAATGCAGAAAGACAAAAAGCAGGTCTTCAACCATTACAATCAGATGCTAAGTTGATGAACTCGGCACGTCAAAAATCAACAGATATGGCTTCAAAAGGATACTTTTCGCATACAAGCCCGACATACGGTTCACCGTTTGATCAAATGAAATCAAATGGTATAACGTATAAATCGGCAGCGGAAAATATTGCTATGGGGCAACGCACGGCTGCAGAAGTTGTAAAAGGTTGGATGGAATCGCCAGGGCATAAACAAAATATCTTAACACCTGGATTCACACACATCGGCATTGGTTATGATAAAAACGGTAACTACTGGACTCAACAGTTCATTCAAAAATAA
- a CDS encoding S41 family peptidase: MEENNGQGQENEPSFQPPAKRFIKLKPFSFVMLVFGLVLATAAITFFVLTTGDEKVVEVVNPQKQTANDRKEFMKLYEAYDEMKGNYYEDIDETTVIDGAINGMIEALGDPYSDYLNEKETRQLNESISSSFEGIGAEIQELDGYINVVSPIKNSPAERAGLLPNDTIIAVDGESIQGMSSSEAVLLIRGEKGTTVTLTIKRGETAEPVDVKIERDVIPIETVYAEMLDDGIAHIHLTSFSEGTYDELLVALDEMEAKGMKGLVVDVRQNPGGRLDIAIKISDLFLENGKNIFQYEEKGLEPELFTASGKRKVKVPVALVIDDGSASASEILAGALKESANVPLIGVKTFGKGTVQSPKNLPDGSNLKLTTAKWLTPNGNWIHKKGIEPDVKVPYPSYAMLPFLDSKMEMKDGMLSPSIKAAEEMLKAVGYEPGEIDGMFDVKTTQAVKKLQKDLALDVNGILLGDTTYGLMEKLRTKIQEEDPQLMKAQEVLLEKVGK; this comes from the coding sequence ATGGAAGAGAACAATGGCCAAGGACAAGAAAATGAACCAAGTTTTCAACCGCCGGCAAAACGATTCATTAAACTAAAACCGTTCTCCTTTGTTATGCTTGTATTTGGACTGGTCCTAGCTACTGCCGCCATTACGTTTTTTGTGTTAACAACAGGTGATGAAAAAGTCGTCGAAGTTGTAAACCCTCAAAAACAAACGGCAAATGACCGGAAAGAATTCATGAAATTATATGAAGCATATGATGAAATGAAAGGGAACTACTACGAAGACATTGACGAAACAACTGTCATTGACGGCGCTATCAATGGAATGATTGAAGCACTTGGTGACCCTTATTCAGATTATTTGAATGAGAAGGAAACCCGGCAGTTAAATGAAAGTATCTCATCAAGCTTCGAAGGGATTGGCGCCGAAATCCAAGAACTTGATGGATATATCAACGTCGTTTCCCCTATTAAAAATTCACCTGCAGAACGGGCTGGGCTATTACCGAACGATACAATCATTGCAGTCGACGGTGAAAGTATCCAAGGAATGTCTTCTTCAGAAGCGGTCCTTCTTATCCGTGGAGAAAAAGGGACAACTGTTACCTTAACTATTAAACGTGGGGAAACGGCTGAACCGGTTGATGTGAAAATCGAACGTGATGTTATACCAATTGAAACTGTCTACGCAGAAATGCTTGACGATGGAATTGCGCATATTCATCTTACAAGCTTCTCTGAAGGAACATACGATGAACTACTTGTTGCCCTTGATGAGATGGAAGCTAAAGGTATGAAAGGCTTAGTTGTCGATGTACGCCAAAATCCAGGCGGTAGACTTGACATAGCCATCAAAATTTCCGATCTATTTTTGGAAAATGGAAAGAACATATTCCAATATGAAGAAAAAGGCTTAGAGCCAGAATTATTCACAGCCTCTGGAAAAAGAAAGGTTAAAGTACCGGTTGCACTCGTCATCGATGACGGTAGTGCCTCAGCTTCAGAAATACTAGCAGGTGCACTAAAAGAATCTGCTAATGTGCCACTTATCGGTGTAAAGACATTCGGTAAAGGTACCGTTCAATCACCAAAAAATCTTCCCGATGGTTCGAATTTAAAACTGACTACAGCAAAATGGCTCACGCCTAACGGCAACTGGATTCATAAAAAAGGAATTGAACCGGATGTCAAAGTACCGTATCCATCCTATGCAATGCTTCCGTTCCTTGATTCTAAAATGGAAATGAAAGATGGTATGCTTTCGCCTTCCATTAAAGCGGCAGAGGAAATGCTTAAAGCTGTTGGCTATGAACCAGGTGAAATTGATGGCATGTTTGATGTGAAAACAACGCAAGCCGTCAAAAAACTTCAAAAGGATCTAGCGCTCGACGTGAATGGAATTCTCTTAGGGGATACAACATACGGTCTAATGGAAAAACTTCGGACCAAAATCCAAGAAGAGGACCCTCAGCTGATGAAAGCACAAGAAGTTTTGCTTGAAAAAGTAGGGAAATAA
- the deoD gene encoding purine-nucleoside phosphorylase, giving the protein MSIHINAKKGDIADTILLPGDPLRAKYIAETFLEDVIQYNEVRNMFGYTGTYKGKRISVQGTGMGVPSISIYVTELMQEYDVQKLIRVGTCGAIQKDVHVRDVILAQSASTDSKMNDIIFNGVSYAPTANFDLLLKSYNAGLKKGLDLKVGNVFTEDVFYNEYAQHEKWAQYGVLAVEMEAAALYTLAAKFGRQALAILTVSDHLLTGEATSSEERQTTFNDMIEVALEAAIQE; this is encoded by the coding sequence ATGAGTATACATATCAATGCAAAAAAAGGCGATATCGCGGATACGATTTTACTTCCGGGAGATCCGCTTCGTGCAAAATATATTGCTGAAACATTTTTGGAAGATGTAATACAATACAACGAGGTCCGGAATATGTTCGGCTATACGGGAACATATAAAGGTAAACGTATTTCAGTTCAAGGGACAGGTATGGGTGTTCCATCAATTTCTATTTATGTAACAGAATTAATGCAAGAATATGATGTTCAGAAACTGATTCGTGTCGGTACTTGTGGTGCGATTCAGAAAGACGTTCATGTACGTGACGTTATTCTTGCGCAAAGTGCTTCGACAGATTCTAAAATGAACGATATTATTTTCAATGGTGTCAGCTATGCACCGACTGCTAATTTCGATCTTCTTTTGAAATCATATAATGCAGGACTTAAAAAAGGGCTTGATTTGAAAGTCGGAAATGTATTTACAGAAGATGTTTTCTATAATGAATATGCTCAACATGAGAAATGGGCTCAGTACGGCGTCCTAGCTGTTGAAATGGAAGCCGCGGCACTGTATACGCTTGCTGCGAAGTTTGGTCGCCAAGCACTAGCAATACTTACTGTTAGTGATCACCTCCTAACGGGTGAAGCGACATCATCAGAAGAGCGCCAAACAACATTCAATGACATGATTGAAGTGGCACTCGAAGCTGCAATCCAAGAATAA